Genomic DNA from Bosea sp. (in: a-proteobacteria):
CACCCCCGGTTTGCCGGAGGCTTCAACTTCCAAATAGGATGGAGCCATCATGAGCAAGACGACGAACAAGTTTTCACCCGAGGTGCGCGAGCGCGCTGTCAGATTGGTGCTGGATCACGAAGGCGAGCACGCCTCGCGCTGGGCAGCGGTGATGTCAATAGCGGCCAAGATTGGCTGCTCGGCGCACACACTGCTTGACTGGGTGAAGAAGGCCGAGGTCGACAGCGGCAAGCGTGCTGGCGTTCCGACGGATGTCGCCGAGAAGCTCCGGGACCTTGAGCGGGAGAACCGGGAGCTTCGGCAGGCGAATGAGATCCTGCGCAAGGCAAGCGCTTTTTTCGCCCAGGCGGAGCTCGACCGCCCATTCAAGAGATGATCAGCTTCATCGACGATCACCGTCAGGTTCATGGGGTCGAGCCGATCTGCAAGGCTTTGCCGATCGCGCCATCGACGTATTTTGACCACGTGGCCAAGCGGGCCGACCCTGCCAAGCTCTCGGTGAGAGCAAGGCGGGACATGACCCTTTGCCCGAAGATCGATCACGTCTTCGGGCAGAACCTCAAGGTCTATGGCGCCCGCAAAGTCTGGCTTCAGATGAACCGGGAAGGCGTGGGCGTTGCGCGGTACACTGTGGAACGGCTCATGCGCAGCATGGGCCTGCACGGTGTCATTCGTGGCAGAAGCGTCAAGACAACGGTGCAGGACAAGTCGGTGCCGTGCCCGCTGGATCATGTGAACCGGCAGTTCAAGGCACCGGCACCGAACGTGCTGTGGGTTTCCGATTTCACCTACGTCAGCACCTGGGCGGGCTTTGTCTACGTGGCCTTCGTGATCGACGTCTATGCCCGCAGGATTGTCGGCTGGCGTGTCAGCCGGACCCAACACACAGGCTTTGTGCTCGATGCGCTGGAA
This window encodes:
- a CDS encoding IS3 family transposase (programmed frameshift) translates to MSKTTNKFSPEVRERAVRLVLDHEGEHASRWAAVMSIAAKIGCSAHTLLDWVKKAEVDSGKRAGVPTDVAEKLRDLERENRELRQANEILRKASAFFGPGGARPPIQEMISFIDDHRQVHGVEPICKALPIAPSTYFDHVAKRADPAKLSVRARRDMTLCPKIDHVFGQNLKVYGARKVWLQMNREGVGVARYTVERLMRSMGLHGVIRGRSVKTTVQDKSVPCPLDHVNRQFKAPAPNVLWVSDFTYVSTWAGFVYVAFVIDVYARRIVGWRVSRTQHTGFVLDALEQALHDRRPAHRGGLVHHSDRGSQYVSIRYTGRLAEAGIEPSVGSVGDSYDNALAETINGLYKAEVIHRRGPWKSFEAVEFATLEWVDWFNHR